Proteins encoded by one window of Geobacter sp. DSM 9736:
- a CDS encoding Maf family nucleotide pyrophosphatase: protein MPKSESSIVLASASPRRSELLESAGINFIVVPGDIDEAPLPGELPADHVQRLSREKACEVAGRSPGRFFIGADTVVVCEGEIMGKPKDEADAFRMLRKLSGISHEVITGYTVFDSEKNTCVTDSVSTRVYFKQLSETEIGAYIATGCPFDKAGAYAIQGGAAYMVRKIDGSYSNVVGLPLCEVVETLQRVGATG, encoded by the coding sequence ATGCCGAAAAGCGAAAGTAGCATCGTCCTCGCGTCCGCATCTCCGCGGCGCTCGGAACTTCTTGAGTCTGCCGGGATCAACTTCATTGTCGTGCCCGGAGATATAGACGAGGCACCGCTTCCCGGCGAACTTCCGGCAGACCACGTTCAGCGGCTCTCACGGGAGAAGGCGTGCGAGGTGGCCGGCCGAAGTCCCGGGCGATTCTTCATCGGCGCAGACACCGTCGTCGTATGCGAAGGCGAGATCATGGGGAAGCCGAAGGATGAGGCGGACGCCTTCCGGATGCTCCGAAAACTGTCGGGCATTTCCCACGAGGTGATCACCGGGTATACCGTCTTCGACAGTGAGAAGAACACCTGCGTCACCGATTCAGTATCTACCAGAGTCTATTTCAAGCAACTGAGCGAAACGGAGATAGGGGCATACATAGCTACCGGGTGCCCTTTCGACAAGGCGGGAGCCTACGCCATCCAGGGGGGCGCGGCCTACATGGTCCGGAAGATCGACGGCTCGTACAGCAATGTGGTGGGGCTGCCGCTTTGCGAGGTGGTGGAGACGCTGCAACGTGTTGGGGCAACCGGCTGA
- a CDS encoding antitoxin Xre/MbcA/ParS toxin-binding domain-containing protein, translating to MPQARRKPGAEALGKAAVLSKALVRAAAQLDLPQAKLARILGVSAATMSRIYSGSYSLSPEKKEWEFAVLLVRLFRSLDAIVGGMTEDARLWLTSENRALADQKPLDLITTTEGLVRVVNYLDARRAVV from the coding sequence ATGCCTCAGGCCCGCCGCAAACCAGGAGCCGAAGCTCTCGGCAAGGCTGCCGTACTGTCGAAAGCACTCGTCAGGGCCGCAGCGCAACTGGATCTTCCCCAGGCAAAACTCGCACGCATTCTCGGAGTGAGCGCCGCCACCATGTCCCGCATCTATTCCGGCTCCTACTCTCTTTCGCCGGAGAAGAAGGAATGGGAATTCGCGGTCTTGCTGGTCCGGTTGTTCCGGTCCCTCGATGCGATAGTCGGTGGGATGACGGAGGATGCACGTCTTTGGTTGACGAGCGAGAACCGGGCGCTGGCGGATCAGAAGCCGCTGGACCTGATCACCACCACGGAGGGGCTGGTTCGTGTCGTCAACTACCTGGACGCCAGACGCGCTGTCGTCTAA
- a CDS encoding RES family NAD+ phosphorylase: MSSTTWTPDALSSNSRRLTDIVWRMVEAQHVASTMKLVDTLAEQDLLEEILEESKPPVPAEVRDLDYLLAAPFRYVPVPPGSRFRATSDPGVFYAAESVRTASAEVAFWRWRFLQETAGLERLGPAQHTAFSVRLDGKGIDLRASPFDADSARWTDPHDYTATQQFARTARDAGVEAIKYESVRDPSPSWCIAVLTPNAFAAKRPEPDTQTWQLVVTRDEAIWRRGATQTCSFPTSRWSSFGGHEKTGPA, from the coding sequence GTGTCGTCAACTACCTGGACGCCAGACGCGCTGTCGTCTAACAGCCGTCGTCTCACGGACATCGTGTGGCGGATGGTGGAGGCGCAGCACGTTGCATCTACGATGAAGCTTGTCGATACACTTGCGGAGCAGGATCTACTGGAGGAAATCCTCGAGGAGAGCAAGCCGCCGGTGCCGGCGGAGGTCCGTGACCTCGACTACCTGCTGGCCGCTCCTTTCCGTTACGTGCCGGTCCCTCCCGGGTCACGGTTCCGGGCTACATCCGATCCCGGAGTGTTTTATGCGGCGGAATCCGTAAGAACTGCTTCGGCAGAGGTTGCCTTCTGGCGCTGGAGGTTCCTTCAGGAAACAGCGGGGCTGGAGCGCCTCGGACCGGCACAGCATACCGCTTTCAGTGTCAGGCTCGACGGTAAGGGCATTGACTTGAGGGCGTCCCCTTTCGACGCTGATTCGGCTAGGTGGACAGACCCTCACGATTATACCGCGACCCAGCAATTCGCACGTACCGCAAGGGATGCGGGGGTAGAGGCAATAAAGTACGAATCGGTGAGAGATCCTTCTCCCTCCTGGTGCATTGCCGTGCTTACACCGAACGCCTTCGCCGCAAAGCGCCCCGAACCGGATACCCAGACATGGCAGCTGGTGGTAACGCGCGATGAAGCGATCTGGAGGAGGGGGGCGACCCAAACGTGTTCTTTTCCGACTTCACGCTGGTCCTCCTTTGGTGGTCATGAGAAAACTGGACCAGCGTGA
- a CDS encoding putative 2-dehydropantoate 2-reductase, which translates to MRIAVVGAGALGLYYGALLQKSGEDVHFLLRRDYDAITRQGLKVFSIDGDFALPHVQGYRKPQEIGPVDLVLVGLKTFANDRYAELIPPLVGESTLILTLQNGLGNEEALAELFGRERIVGGVAFLCSNRGEPGEVHHLGAGRIVLGEYLNMDRERVNRLVAMFVKAGVDCRATDDLKRSRWEKLVWNIPFNGLCALLQQTVDMLLAQDACRSLVRDIMLEVITGANAQGLTRPISAGYAESMLEFTDRMGEYKPSMQIDVEEGRQLEIASILRTPLAYGRERGIEMPRVEMLATLLEQKVLLPSRPA; encoded by the coding sequence ATGCGTATAGCGGTAGTCGGAGCCGGTGCCTTGGGGCTCTATTACGGGGCGCTGTTGCAAAAAAGCGGCGAGGATGTCCATTTTCTGCTGCGGCGGGATTACGACGCCATCACCCGGCAGGGTCTGAAAGTCTTCTCGATCGACGGCGACTTCGCCCTGCCCCACGTGCAGGGATACCGGAAGCCCCAGGAGATAGGCCCCGTCGACCTTGTGCTCGTAGGGCTCAAGACCTTTGCCAACGACAGGTATGCCGAGCTGATACCGCCCCTGGTCGGCGAGTCGACCCTCATACTGACCCTGCAGAACGGGCTCGGAAACGAAGAGGCGCTGGCGGAGCTGTTCGGCAGGGAACGGATCGTCGGCGGCGTGGCGTTTCTCTGCTCCAACCGTGGGGAGCCGGGAGAGGTGCATCACCTGGGAGCAGGAAGGATTGTCCTGGGGGAGTACCTGAACATGGACCGGGAACGGGTGAATCGGCTGGTAGCGATGTTCGTGAAGGCTGGGGTAGACTGCCGGGCGACGGATGACCTGAAGCGGAGCCGCTGGGAGAAACTCGTCTGGAACATCCCCTTCAACGGGCTCTGCGCCCTCCTGCAGCAGACGGTCGACATGCTTCTCGCTCAGGATGCATGCCGGAGCCTCGTGCGGGATATCATGCTGGAGGTGATAACAGGCGCCAATGCACAGGGGCTTACCAGGCCGATCTCTGCCGGATATGCGGAGAGCATGCTTGAATTCACCGACAGGATGGGGGAGTACAAACCCTCCATGCAGATCGACGTGGAGGAGGGGCGACAGTTGGAGATAGCCTCGATTCTGCGAACCCCCCTCGCGTATGGACGTGAGCGCGGAATAGAGATGCCCCGGGTGGAAATGCTGGCGACCCTGCTGGAACAGAAGGTGCTCCTGCCATCGCGTCCGGCCTAG
- a CDS encoding class I SAM-dependent rRNA methyltransferase, translating into MSNAGWPVGPETVQMLELGHPWIIADSHTKKWPSGRPGQLIELTDNQGRFLATALLDPGERIVARVLGRERLRLDRRLVQQRLASAFRLRDEHAILGETTAYRLVNAEGDGLPGLTVDRYGEYLMVQLYTAAWRPHLPLVTQVLQEMLQPFGIYEKSRPQKTRELEAVSESKRYGKLLAGIAAPDRLTVRENGLDFLVSLEQGLNTGLFLDQRANRRDLMQRVAGKRVLNLFAYTGAFSVAAAAGGATLVTSVDASPAYTDRARANFSANRLNPKRHEFIVGDCLAALVEMGRQGKRYDIILLDPPSFSTTGKSRFTTKGGTSEVVAAALPLLEDGGLIIASSNHQKVDVADYLKEIRRGALQAGSHLRVIALHGQPADFPYPVTFPEGRYLKYAICVKGL; encoded by the coding sequence ATGTCTAATGCTGGATGGCCCGTCGGCCCTGAAACCGTACAAATGCTGGAGTTGGGGCATCCCTGGATCATAGCCGACAGCCATACGAAAAAATGGCCCTCCGGCCGCCCCGGACAGCTTATAGAGCTCACGGACAACCAGGGCCGCTTCCTTGCCACAGCCCTTCTCGACCCGGGAGAGCGGATCGTGGCGCGGGTGCTGGGGCGCGAGCGGCTTCGTCTCGACCGGCGCCTGGTGCAGCAGCGGCTGGCGTCGGCGTTCCGGCTGCGCGATGAGCATGCCATCCTCGGAGAGACCACTGCCTACCGCCTGGTGAACGCGGAGGGTGACGGCCTCCCCGGCCTCACCGTGGACCGCTATGGGGAGTATCTCATGGTCCAGCTCTACACCGCGGCGTGGCGCCCTCACCTGCCGCTGGTGACTCAGGTGCTGCAGGAGATGCTGCAGCCTTTCGGCATCTACGAAAAATCCCGGCCACAGAAGACACGCGAGCTGGAGGCCGTAAGCGAGAGCAAGCGCTACGGCAAGCTGCTGGCCGGCATTGCCGCACCCGACCGGCTGACGGTCAGGGAAAACGGTCTCGATTTTCTCGTCAGCCTGGAGCAAGGGCTCAACACGGGGCTGTTCCTCGACCAGCGCGCCAACCGTCGAGACCTGATGCAGAGGGTAGCGGGAAAGCGGGTCCTCAACCTCTTTGCCTACACCGGCGCCTTTTCGGTGGCCGCAGCAGCCGGCGGCGCGACTCTCGTGACAAGCGTCGACGCATCCCCGGCCTACACCGACAGGGCGAGAGCTAACTTCAGCGCGAACCGGCTGAATCCGAAACGACATGAGTTCATCGTCGGGGACTGCCTGGCTGCACTGGTGGAAATGGGCCGCCAGGGGAAACGTTACGACATCATCCTGCTCGACCCCCCATCCTTTTCCACAACAGGCAAAAGCCGCTTCACCACCAAGGGGGGAACCTCGGAAGTGGTGGCCGCAGCCCTGCCGCTCCTGGAGGACGGCGGGTTGATTATCGCCTCCTCCAACCACCAGAAGGTAGATGTCGCGGACTACCTGAAGGAGATACGGCGCGGAGCACTGCAGGCAGGAAGCCACCTGCGGGTCATCGCCCTCCATGGGCAGCCGGCGGACTTCCCCTACCCGGTCACATTCCCCGAGGGGCGGTACCTCAAGTACGCCATCTGCGTTAAGGGCCTTTAG